The following coding sequences lie in one Flavobacterium sediminis genomic window:
- a CDS encoding phospholipase A: protein MFQKQRIFIFSGLFFCSIAFSQHSLFSLSDDYIVKKYSQRWELDSIDKHGTFRLMSYKPIYLAPARWSSKPNDQPYSENPDYSVDEAKPYNSIETKFQLSFKTKVIQGLFNNEGDIWLGYTQKAHWQVFNVKLSRVFRELNYEPELIFMYPVSFSFLGGKFRTIGLALNHQSNGKDLPTSRSWNRIIFNLGYENGNWLVSFHPWIRLKDDEDENPSITKYIGNGELNAAYTYNRHQFYAIVTHPFNHLKCGSMQLNYVFPLKGHLRGHVQFFDGYGETMIDYNHHQTTVGIGISFSDW, encoded by the coding sequence ATGTTTCAAAAGCAAAGGATTTTTATTTTTTCAGGACTTTTTTTCTGTTCAATTGCTTTCTCTCAACACAGCTTGTTTTCGTTGTCTGACGACTATATTGTGAAAAAGTATTCACAGCGTTGGGAACTTGATAGCATTGATAAACACGGAACCTTTAGGTTAATGTCTTATAAGCCTATTTATCTGGCTCCGGCTCGTTGGTCGTCCAAGCCAAATGATCAGCCATATAGTGAAAATCCTGATTATTCAGTAGATGAAGCAAAGCCTTATAATAGTATAGAAACTAAATTTCAGTTGAGTTTTAAAACAAAAGTTATTCAAGGACTTTTTAATAATGAAGGAGATATCTGGTTAGGCTATACCCAAAAGGCACATTGGCAAGTATTCAATGTAAAATTATCGAGAGTCTTCAGAGAATTGAATTACGAACCGGAATTGATATTTATGTATCCGGTTTCTTTTTCTTTTTTAGGCGGAAAGTTCCGAACAATTGGTCTGGCATTGAACCATCAGTCGAATGGAAAGGATCTGCCTACCTCAAGAAGTTGGAATCGTATTATCTTTAATTTAGGATATGAGAATGGAAATTGGCTGGTTTCTTTTCACCCGTGGATACGTCTGAAAGACGATGAAGACGAGAATCCTTCAATTACTAAATACATCGGAAACGGAGAGCTTAATGCTGCTTATACTTACAACCGTCATCAATTTTATGCTATTGTTACTCATCCGTTTAATCATTTAAAATGTGGAAGCATGCAACTGAACTATGTTTTTCCTCTAAAAGGACATCTAAGAGGGCATGTACAGTTTTTTGACGGATACGGAGAAACCATGATTGATTACAATCACCACCAAACGACAGTAGGGATCGGGATTTCTTTTTCAGATTGGTAA
- a CDS encoding heme-binding domain-containing protein has product MKKILLAIVIVLVVIQFFQIDKTNPTFDENQDFLKINNTPPEIAAIVKASCYDCHSNQTVYPWYSYVQPAGWFLKDHIDEGREELNFSIFGTYEAKRQAHKLDESAELIEKGAMPLESYLIIHKDASLTESQKTALTDYFKGLQNQVKMTNNLPENETEEHERD; this is encoded by the coding sequence ATGAAAAAAATACTTTTAGCTATCGTAATTGTCTTAGTCGTTATCCAGTTTTTCCAAATTGATAAAACCAATCCGACTTTTGATGAAAATCAGGATTTTTTAAAAATCAACAACACGCCTCCGGAAATTGCAGCAATTGTAAAAGCATCTTGCTATGATTGTCATTCAAACCAAACCGTTTACCCTTGGTATTCGTATGTTCAGCCGGCAGGTTGGTTCTTAAAAGATCACATTGATGAAGGTCGCGAAGAGCTTAACTTTTCAATCTTCGGAACTTACGAAGCTAAAAGACAGGCTCATAAATTAGATGAATCGGCAGAATTGATTGAAAAAGGAGCTATGCCGTTGGAAAGCTATTTAATCATTCACAAAGATGCTTCGCTTACTGAGAGTCAAAAAACGGCTTTAACAGATTATTTCAAAGGGTTACAAAATCAGGTCAAAATGACTAACAACCTACCTGAAAACGAAACAGAAGAACACGAAAGAGATTAA
- a CDS encoding VWA domain-containing protein: MKNVKIFSLGITMFLVFLSFKTVPYLQSTKNPEKTITGIVSDELGPISGANVNVLGTLNSTITDFDGKYSIKAKEGDILEFSYIGMKETRKVGKANVINVQLKAAALEEVVVVGATGIKRKNEETTTSYSVTNNRVVFDESAPPLNQNYSPQTISGKVAGLNINSTNNEKIIIRGNRSIIDENKALIIVDGKISTTEKFQKITPNDIESVDVVKGAQGAVLYGEQGANGLIVAFTKNGLTQKEKEDFKKLIKPDTIPVDTSDEDYEIFLENEFESPKQSPLSTFSIDVDNASYTNIRRFLNYGQEVPKDAVRVEEMINFFKYDYAQPKGNHPFAIETEYSDCPWNENHRLLKIGLQGKEIPTQNLPHSNFVFLIDVSGSMSSPNKLPLLKEAMKILVNQLREKDKVAIVVYAGAAGLVLPPTSGTKKETILNALDQLQAGGSTAGGAGIQLAYKIAQENFIKGGNNRIILATDGDFNVGASSDNDMERLIEEKRKSGVFLTCLGFGMGNYKDSKMEILADKGNGNYAYIDNIQEANRFLGKEFKGSMFAIAKDVKIQIEFNPKHVQSYRLIGYENRKLRPEDFKNDAIDAGELGSGHTVTALYEIIPVGVQSDFFQKTDELKYSNVTNNQNYSDELATIKFRYKKPDGEKSIEIVQTIKDQSVALAQSSEDFKFSTAVAWFGLKLRDSKLIHKKSNADIKVLAKQGKSKDTEGYRAEFIRLVDALN, encoded by the coding sequence ATGAAAAATGTAAAAATCTTTTCATTAGGGATTACTATGTTTTTAGTTTTCCTTAGTTTTAAAACCGTACCTTATTTACAATCAACAAAAAATCCGGAGAAAACAATTACCGGAATTGTTTCAGATGAGCTGGGACCTATTTCCGGAGCCAATGTCAATGTTCTAGGAACACTAAACAGTACTATAACGGATTTTGACGGAAAATATTCGATCAAAGCTAAAGAAGGGGACATTTTAGAATTTAGTTATATAGGAATGAAGGAAACCCGAAAAGTAGGGAAGGCCAATGTTATCAATGTACAATTAAAAGCTGCTGCTTTAGAAGAAGTGGTAGTAGTGGGTGCTACAGGAATAAAAAGAAAGAATGAAGAGACAACCACTAGTTATTCCGTTACGAATAACAGAGTAGTTTTCGATGAATCAGCTCCTCCTCTAAATCAAAATTATAGTCCCCAAACTATTTCGGGAAAAGTTGCTGGATTAAATATTAACTCAACAAATAATGAAAAAATAATTATAAGAGGAAATCGATCAATTATAGATGAAAACAAAGCCCTTATTATAGTAGACGGAAAAATTTCAACTACAGAAAAATTTCAAAAGATTACACCAAACGATATAGAATCTGTAGACGTAGTAAAAGGAGCTCAAGGAGCTGTTCTATATGGAGAACAAGGAGCAAATGGTTTAATTGTCGCCTTTACAAAAAATGGTTTAACACAAAAAGAAAAAGAGGATTTCAAGAAATTAATCAAACCTGACACTATACCAGTTGACACTAGCGACGAGGATTATGAAATTTTTCTTGAAAACGAATTTGAAAGTCCTAAACAATCTCCTCTTTCTACTTTTTCGATCGATGTGGATAATGCTTCGTATACCAATATACGTCGTTTTTTAAATTATGGGCAAGAGGTTCCTAAAGATGCTGTTCGTGTTGAAGAAATGATCAATTTCTTTAAATATGATTATGCACAGCCTAAAGGTAACCATCCGTTTGCCATTGAAACGGAATATAGTGATTGTCCCTGGAATGAAAATCACAGACTACTTAAGATAGGGTTACAAGGAAAAGAAATCCCTACTCAAAATTTACCGCATTCCAATTTTGTCTTTTTAATTGATGTTTCCGGTTCCATGAGTTCGCCAAACAAATTACCACTTTTAAAAGAAGCCATGAAAATTCTGGTAAACCAGCTACGGGAAAAAGACAAAGTAGCTATTGTAGTATATGCCGGAGCAGCCGGCTTGGTTTTACCTCCTACTTCCGGAACTAAAAAAGAAACGATACTAAATGCTTTAGACCAGTTGCAAGCCGGAGGAAGCACTGCCGGAGGAGCAGGAATTCAACTGGCTTACAAAATAGCACAGGAAAACTTTATCAAAGGAGGAAATAATCGTATCATTCTTGCCACCGATGGTGATTTCAATGTAGGTGCCTCATCTGATAATGATATGGAACGATTGATCGAGGAAAAACGTAAAAGTGGTGTATTCTTAACTTGTTTAGGCTTCGGAATGGGTAATTACAAAGACAGCAAAATGGAAATTTTAGCGGATAAAGGAAACGGGAACTATGCCTACATTGACAATATTCAGGAAGCCAACAGGTTTCTTGGCAAAGAATTCAAAGGAAGTATGTTTGCCATTGCTAAAGATGTAAAGATACAAATTGAGTTCAATCCCAAACACGTACAAAGCTATCGGTTAATCGGATATGAAAACCGAAAATTACGTCCGGAAGACTTTAAAAATGATGCTATTGATGCGGGCGAATTAGGAAGCGGACATACCGTTACGGCTTTATATGAAATCATACCAGTTGGTGTACAAAGCGATTTCTTTCAAAAAACAGATGAGCTGAAATATTCCAATGTAACAAACAATCAAAATTATTCTGATGAATTGGCAACAATAAAGTTCCGTTACAAAAAACCGGATGGTGAAAAAAGTATTGAAATAGTACAAACTATAAAAGACCAATCCGTTGCACTGGCTCAATCATCAGAAGATTTCAAATTCAGTACTGCTGTAGCCTGGTTCGGGTTAAAATTACGCGATTCAAAATTAATCCATAAAAAATCAAATGCTGATATTAAAGTTTTAGCTAAGCAAGGTAAATCAAAAGATACTGAAGGCTATCGAGCCGAATTCATCCGATTGGTAGATGCCCTTAACTAA